Proteins encoded within one genomic window of Odocoileus virginianus isolate 20LAN1187 ecotype Illinois chromosome 2, Ovbor_1.2, whole genome shotgun sequence:
- the NFU1 gene encoding NFU1 iron-sulfur cluster scaffold homolog, mitochondrial isoform X1, translated as MAAAVRLGWRAAAAAAGLRRRFCHVTNPYTIKKQLLHQFVQRPLFLLPATLCNTVRYMFIQTQDTPNPNSLKFIPGKPVLETRTMDFPTPATAFRSPLARQLFRIEGVKSVFFGPDFITVTKENEELDWNLLKPDIYATIMDFFASGLPLVTEETPSGEAGSEDDDEVVAMIKELLDTRIRPTVQEDGGDVIYKGFEDGIVQLKLQGSCTSCPSSIITLKNGIQNMLQFYIPEVEGVEQVMDDESEEKEANSP; from the exons ATGGCGGCGGCGGTCCGCTTGGGCTGGCGAGCTGCTGCCGCTGCCGCGGGGCTGCGGAGGCG attCTGTCATGTGACGAATCCATATACAATTAAGAAACAGCTTCTGCATCAGTTTGTCCAAAGACCGCTTTTCCTACTCCCTGCTACCTTATGTAACACAG tgaGATACATGTTTATTCAAACACAAGATACCCCGAATCCCAACAGTTTAAAGTTTATTCCAGGAAAACCAGTTCTTGAGACAAGAACCATGGATTTTCCCACACCAGCTACGGCATTTCGCTCCCCTCTGGCTAG gcAGTTATTTAGGATTGAGGGAGTAAAAAGTGTCTTTTTTGGACCAGATTTCATCACTGTCACAAAG GAGAATGAAGAATTAGACTGGAATTTACTGAAACCAGATATCTATGCTACTATTATGGATTTCTTTGCATCTGGCTTACCTTTAGTTACTGAGGAAACACCTTCAGGAGAAGCAG GATCTGAAGATGATGATGAAGTTGTGGCAATGATTAAGGAATTGTTAGATACTAGAATACG GCCAACTGTGCAGGAAGATGGAGGAGATGTAATCTATAAAGGCTTTGAAGATGGCATCGTACAGCTGAAACTCCAAGGTTCTTGTACCAGCTGCCCCAGTTCAATCATTACTCTGAAAAATGGAATTCAGAACATGCTGCAGTTTTATATTCCAGAAGTAGAAGGCGTAGAACAG gttaTGGATGATGAAtcagaggaaaaagaagcaaactcaccTTAA
- the NFU1 gene encoding NFU1 iron-sulfur cluster scaffold homolog, mitochondrial isoform X2 has protein sequence MFIQTQDTPNPNSLKFIPGKPVLETRTMDFPTPATAFRSPLARQLFRIEGVKSVFFGPDFITVTKENEELDWNLLKPDIYATIMDFFASGLPLVTEETPSGEAGSEDDDEVVAMIKELLDTRIRPTVQEDGGDVIYKGFEDGIVQLKLQGSCTSCPSSIITLKNGIQNMLQFYIPEVEGVEQVMDDESEEKEANSP, from the exons ATGTTTATTCAAACACAAGATACCCCGAATCCCAACAGTTTAAAGTTTATTCCAGGAAAACCAGTTCTTGAGACAAGAACCATGGATTTTCCCACACCAGCTACGGCATTTCGCTCCCCTCTGGCTAG gcAGTTATTTAGGATTGAGGGAGTAAAAAGTGTCTTTTTTGGACCAGATTTCATCACTGTCACAAAG GAGAATGAAGAATTAGACTGGAATTTACTGAAACCAGATATCTATGCTACTATTATGGATTTCTTTGCATCTGGCTTACCTTTAGTTACTGAGGAAACACCTTCAGGAGAAGCAG GATCTGAAGATGATGATGAAGTTGTGGCAATGATTAAGGAATTGTTAGATACTAGAATACG GCCAACTGTGCAGGAAGATGGAGGAGATGTAATCTATAAAGGCTTTGAAGATGGCATCGTACAGCTGAAACTCCAAGGTTCTTGTACCAGCTGCCCCAGTTCAATCATTACTCTGAAAAATGGAATTCAGAACATGCTGCAGTTTTATATTCCAGAAGTAGAAGGCGTAGAACAG gttaTGGATGATGAAtcagaggaaaaagaagcaaactcaccTTAA